GAGGAACAGCACCACTCCTCCACAGACATCAAAGTGATTTGTTTTCTAACAGGGAATGAGTCACTCTCACGCCTGTTAAAGTTCAATTAAACATCTTTAGGGGAAAATTTATGATTAAACACAGAATCAACACTGTTGATGGATACAACATATTTACCCAGGCTTCTGGGCCTCTTTTAATATTTGATTTTGCTTTAATGACCATTATGTGTCTAGAACCTGAATTACTGACAAATTAGCTACAATCTTCCCTCACTTCATATCCTTCCAGGTTTCTGCACTCTTCTGAAACAATGTCTTTCCTGTGAAACTCTGTAAACCAAGTAATATCTGCTGGCCATCATGGCCTTGGATTCTGAGAAAAATTCTGTCCTGCACATGATTATGGACAATTATCCTGAGGAACTTTtggaattaatttcaaaatgctCTCACTACTTTTTGTGACACTGTTTTGCCCAGCCTCCCTAACTCACTTTGAGATGTAACTCAGGAGTCAGTGctgcttccaaaggcatttcaaGAATTCTCCTGGCATGCCACCATGTTACATGTTTAGTTTATGGAGAAATAAGTAGATAAAGTTCATTAAAACACATGCAGTGCTTTAGCACTATGCACACAGATCTCACTGAACTCCATGGGAGATAAAACTAAACTCCTGACAAGACTGCACCCTATAAAACAATTAAACAAAACACCCACCATGACTCACAGAGTGAGTGTGAGAGATCTGAGTAACTTTAAAAAGTCTCTGCTGAATCTCCCACTCATACACCAGCACACACCTGCTCCTGGCATCTGTGCAGAACAGACTTTGTAAGATTGCTGCTTGAAGGCTTTTTCACATTAATATGTAGATTCCAAAGAGCAAATTCAGCTGGAGATTTAAAGCAGATGAAAAAGCGCAGATTTAATGGGAAGAAGCTGTTTCCAGTTCATGGAAACATACTCCTCCTCTTACAGGAGTAAAttcagagaggggaaaaaaccctaaaaaacccaaaccacaagCCAGTCCTTTGCCAGCCTGCACAATCTCTCAGTTCTATGGTGCTTGGTGTTGTGAGGCATCCTACACATCAGCAACCTTAAGGCACTCCTAACTCGACTGGTTCAGGGCTTGTAGAACACCATTTAATCAGTCACCAGACACTTTTGTTTCAAATTCCAGAATTCTAAGATGCAAGTGTTTCTTCAAGAAACACAGACACTGCCTTAGTTGCACAGTGATGTGCACTAAGGCACATCACTAATACATCAGGCACTCTGATGTGTTTTCAGAACACATCATTCCTTCCACAACAGCTCCTCAGCTGGCAGAATCCCCGCAGCCCCCACTCATCTGGAGCCAGACACGGCTTCTCACGACACcttgtggcagcagcaccagctgacAGGGCTTTTGTCTTCAAAAAAGTAACTTAAGATGTGAAACAATGATATTGCAGAAAATCAAACATAAACCAAAAAGCACCAGCTTCTAATCAATTAATCTGAAGAATAGCAGCAATTTTCAAAACAGGAATATTGCCCATAAAAATAAAGACACAAAGCATAAAATAATAGAagcattattttaaagtaataaattcagaaaaactgaaacaatCTAATGCAATTTGAAGTGTATGTGAGCTATAGATGTACAACAATAATAATACAAGTGTGAATTATGGCTTTCATGTGGAAACTAAAATAACCTTGGAGAATGATATTACCTCAGTGAAGTAAAGCACATCTTTGTCTCAGAAAGCAGGTTCAGAAGCAGTGGCAGGAAGGTCATCCTCATAAATTGTGGAACCCCGACACAAGAACTGATCTCTCCTGCTTTCAGAAAGGAGTGCCTCAAGATCAGCCAACTCTCTTCTCATGTAAGTGTCCTCTACTGGCAGGGGTGAAATATACTTTGTATCTTTATGCTGTTACACAGTCTTAAATTCAACTACTATTATTTCACGGATTCAAAACCACAATGTTTTGAAGCCCAGGATACTTCTCTCCCCCTTCTCCACCAATTTTTTGATACACCACGTACAGTGGCAAGGCCCTAGACTTACCTCAAAGTACCAAATACACTCAGCTAGGAGAAACCTGAGagtgcaaagaaaaatgcacaCCCTAATCCGTCTTCATTTATATGCTCTGGCATGAGGTACAACCTGTGCTTTAGAAACTCAAAAAGACAAGAGTTTATGAGCAGGTCAGTCCCTCTGGACTGCACTCCTTTAACTAGGATTGTCTTTCCTCTAGAGATGAAACCATGAACAAACCATGTCAATTTTAGTCATTTTCATCAATTCTTTTCCTTCACAAGATGCCTAATCTGATAAAATGTGGATTATGAAGTGCTGGATATTAGCTTAAAtagtttcagtattttttttttagttctctGTGTAGAAAGGACTGTTAATGCCAACAGTTGTTGTGCCTGCACCAACTTGAGCAGGATCTTGTCTGCTGCACAGGGCAGTGAAGGAACCTAACACACAGACCACCTTGGGATGAGCCTGCCCTAGACACTGCTAATGGGATTCTTGTGTCAGCCATTGAAAACAAATGTCTCTAATGCTTTTACACTCCACTGATTTTACCCAGTAATTCCCAGACTCAAATGTTATGAATACAAATCTTATTTGCAGCCATTGCTGCCTAAGAGAGGCAAGAGTATGATGAACAAGTGCTTAGAAATGCTAACACAGAGCTCGAACTTCCATGAAAGCGTTTGTAATTGTAATGAAGTGGCTTGTCCAAGAAGCATGGGAGATTCTGTCCTTCCAAGACAACCAAATCACAATGCACCAGCATGCCAGAAAGCTGAAGAAGTCCCCAGAGAACTTTCAAAGACTTGATTTAGTTCCTTTCATTAAGCACTAGGTTCAGCAGACCCAGATGAAATTTCAGTTAGGGAAGGTAACACTCAAACCATGTTCAATTTCCTCTATACTGATCTTTTGAGATTCTAAGAGTTCACAGGACATACCACGTGGTTTTAAATCCCATTGTGATTGGTATCTCTCAAAACAGAAAATCTTACTTTAAAACATATTCTTTCCAGACCCACTGCACATATAGAGCAAAGAACAGTGATTGTTGTGACAGACAATCTTATTACCACCTCCATCTCATTTGAGAATGACTTTTTGAGAAGTACTGGCAGTAGTTACAATAAAAAACAATTTGAGACCTCATTTTTATAAGGAAGATCACCTTGAAAATTACTTCATACACAGCAAAAACTTTCACATTTACTTCACTTTCAAGAAACAATTTCTGTCCTGTAATCCAAAGAAATTCAAACCAGAATGAAGAGCATTAACCAAACACCTTTCAGAATCCAGCTAAGAACAGAACAAGCCTGAAAATCCAGCCAGAAAGAATATTCATTCTTCCTATCTTAAAAGAGCCTAAAACAAAGGACGTGATCAAGAGTCTGAATAAAGCTTCTTTGATTCACtgattctgtttttaaaaaaaaaaaagaaacaaaccattTTAATGTTGcagctttatttaaaagaaagtgaCTTTAGAATTTTTGGTAACATATTTTTTATACAAACTTGatacaatgaaaaataaacttcaGCAGCGTTCTAGAGTAGATTACAGGCTGTAAACTCATAgtcaaaaaggaaaaggtaaTTTTGTTCAAAGCTTATTTGCAGACCAGCACCAAGTAATCCCAAAAGTCCAGTTTTACTTGACAtgccaaaaaacctcaaactcACACTTCTTAAGTAAGGAGTTGTTCAATCTCACTTGTCTTCCAATTTACACTAACAGTTGTGATTAACTGTAAGCAAGAAACATCAAAATTTCCTACAATACCTTCAGTGAGTTAAGCTCAACTTTTGTACACCTTTGACAGTTTATGAGGAGTCATGGACAACAAGGTGTTTGCACAAAACTTCACTAACTGCCATTTACATGGAATTCAGAAGtccatgaagaaatttcaaAGCCCTGTAacagttatttttaaactattttgtCTCAGCAGGTCAATTTCCCTGATCTTGGGATCACATTTTTTAAACCTACGTCTGCAATACATCAAAATTCCAACACATCAACAAGCAGTATGTATAGGATCcagcagggaaagagaaaaaccaaaacacaacaaGCTACACAATTCTGAAATCCTTTTACCATTCTTATCACATGCTCGGTAGACAGCAAAACTCCTCCCAGAActcttttatttctatttttaagttGTCTGAAATCAAGTTTCTAAAATAGAAAACCTGTTTTGGAAAGAAACTTTCTCATAAACCCAGTTCCTCAAACGTCCTATTTTGGGGGTAACTTGGCTTCATGCAACCCTTACAGGCACAGCCCTGTAAGGGCTCAAATATTAAGCGCTCAAATATTAAGGCTGTAGAGATCTACCAGATGGGGCAAAATACTAATGCTCAAACTGTGAAATAACAGTACTGTAATTCTTGTATTTGCTCTTCTCTGTCATGCAATCACAACTGTACTTTGCAGAAGACAGCAGAGGTCtgtttcctgctctctgcttctCACTTCATGACTCCTGAACTCAATCTAATCTGTTTTATTATGGCTGTTCACGTAAACCTTCAAGGAACAGCATAAATGGAAAAGGATGCTAATCCAGTAATGCCAGAAAATCTGCAACTTAAAAGTCTTCTCTAGAAATTGCAATTTCCTTATAAATTCCACTTCCTTTTCAGCCTCTTTGCcttctgctttcctctgtgaAACACCCACCAATCATCCTTTATCATTGTCCTCCACCCTGTGATCCCAATGTAAACAAAACCCAGTAGAATAATCAAGTTTTGCCAGAGAACATAAAAAGCACCATAACATTACATCTTTGTTCCTTTCAGTAAGTTATAGCAGCATTTTGAGACCAAAGCCTCAGCATTCTAATGCTTAAAGCCTTGCCCCCAGGTCCTCTGCAATGCTTTGTATCCTGGTATTAAAAAAGAGGTATTGGACAGAGGATGTGCTCACAGGAACGTGGACAGGAGTTTCTGTGAACTGTGTGTAACAGACCTACTTTGTGCCTGGGGACATTTACTATGCAGATTTGGTTCTCTTGTGAGGCTGAGGAGTCACTGGCACTGAACAGTTTTGCCATAGCCACCTCTTCCAGCATCATAATCTTGCCGATACTCATCTCGGACCTAAtgaaagagggagaaagggaagtccagaaaagacaaggaaaaacaatttctcAAAAACTGTTAGACCATTAGATTACAGTCACACTGACATCACAACATCTAAGTGGCTACATGGAGCTGTCTGAACAAACAGAAGGTGAAGTGCATCATACAAAAGGCCAGAACAGCATAAAGCAACTTAGTCTCTTTCATCGTGTCTGGGGACTCTCTAATCACCACATCCCAAGCAAGGATGGCCAGCCTTGGGCTTTGGCAGTACAagccactgccaccagctccaCCTGGGGTAAGCCAACTGCTGTCCTGTGTGTTCCTAACAGCCCCTTACATTTTCTGGGCTTACTTAAAAGTATTATCTCCCCAGGCAGCCAAGAGTTGTTTCTGCAAGTACTTCTAGTGAAATTTAGGAAGGAGTTATTTATTCCTAGTGGATTATACTGCCATTGATCAGATGTCTTCCAGTGTTATCTTAAACGATGACTCCTAAGCCGctatttctgaaatgtttctgtgtTCATTCAAAATCAAGAAGTCTGGCAAAGTCACCATTCCCTTAAAACCCCAGGCTGTACAACAACCTACCTGCCCCCCTGATCGTCCACGGCCATACTGCCTACCCTCCTTAAACCCTGCATCCCAGTCTGTCCTTATGATCCTGTCATCCAGTCTGGTCCCGTTGATGTAGCGCATTGCATTTTCAGCATCTCCTCTGGCATAATACCTTTGGAATACGTTAACGAAAGAAACAGACTTCTATTTTCATCACATGGGAAAATGAGCAATGTGAAATGGGCTACAAAACCAAGTCTTTGCTTGAACCCCTTTTATGAAGCTACACCATCTAAAAAAACTGCTAGTGAAAGGGTGAAACATGCAACAATTCAAGCATTTAAAAGTTTGTCAATCATGCCAACATTTAACAGAACAAAGCTCTATTACTAAAGAGTGGGAATTCCCAGGCATGCTCTGTTTATGCTGCAAACTTTCACCAGTCTGGTGAGTTCACTGGAAGCAGTAACAGAATGATCTTCAGAAACGTGCACATAATGAAGTCACACGACAGGGATCAAAGATGCCAACAGAAACTTTACACGTGTGTTTGTATGAAAAGAAAGACCTCTTTACCTTGACCCGGAGAATATTAATTTATTACAGAGGTCAACTACCCAACAGATGTCTGGGTTAAAGTATCAAAGTGAAAGCAATCTGCTAACCCCACTCGACATGCAGTGCATGCTCGAATACAGAATcatggttggaaaagacctgtaaGACCATCACGTCTAACCGTGACACCAGCATTGCTCTCTCTCGCCAGGGTCCCCTACAGCCGCTTTAGCAAATGATTAATTTTATCCTCGGAAAACACCCCCGTAACTCAGAgcctgcagtgcagagcagttCACCCACACCCTGACAGCTCCTGCCGCGCTGCACAAGGATACTCCACGAAGCAGAAGCCGCAGGCGGTTTTCTTCACTTTGTCCAGCCCCATGATGACCTTCTTAATGTCGCCGCTTTTGCCGAAGAGCTCGTGGATCTGCTCTTCCGTGGTATAGAAGGAGAGGTTCCCCACGTAGAGCGTGCAGCTCTTCCTCAGCAGCCGCTCCTGGTCGTACCGCGTCCCCTGGGCCGCAAGGACACAGCGTTATCTCGGggctcggctcggcccggccgGACCGCGCGGCGCCCGCCCCCGGCCGCGGCTCACCCGGAAGTGTTGGTCCCGGTACTGGCTGAGTTCGGCGTAGGAGTCGCTGCGCAGGATGCTCAGGGTGCCGCCAGAACtcatggcggcggcggccgagACGAGACCAGCCCAACcccgcacggcccggcccggccgtgCCTAGCAGAGGACGGACCGACACCACGCTGCCCTCACCACCCCTCGCCGCCTTACCGCGCCCCGCGGTCGCCCGGCGCGCAGCCAATGGCGAGGCAGTGCGCGGCTCTCGCGAGCGCGGCGGGGCGGAGGCGTGCGGCACCTCTCGCGAGAGGGGCGGCCATGGCGCTGCTgcgggcgctgctgctgctgctctccagcccgCGGCTCGTGGAGCGGCTCTCGGAGTCGAGGCCCATCCGCGCCGCCGCCAGGGTCACCGCCAGCGCCCTCACCCGCGGCCAGCGTGACCTGGCCCCGCGCCTGCTTCGCCTGCGCGACGCCTTCCTCGCCGAGCTCAAGGACGGCGCCCGCGCGCGGGGGTGGCCGTGGccgcccgggccgggccgcggcgGCCGCCCCGGATCAGCGCCGTGATCGCCGCTTCGAGCGGGAGGCAGCTACGGACAGCGCCGGGGAGGAGACGGGAACCGCCCCCGCTTCCCTGCGCCGAGCACACGGAGCGCGTTGGAACCGGCAGGTGAAGGGCCCTGGGAGCAGGTGACAGCGGGGCCCCGCAGCCACTGCGGACCCCGGCGGTGCCCGGGAGGTGGATGGCGAGCTGCAGACTGGACGGTGCGTTCCTCATCGCGTGGCCTGGAGCGACTCCTCGGGAAAGCATGAACACGGGAAGCTGCTCCTCATCGGTTTCATGGATTTCTATTTCAAAGACAATTTACACGTCCCACGGCTCTCAGGAACAAGCAGACTCACTTTCTAATCACCCACAATGCTGTGAAGATTGTCACTTTAAGCGCTTGATAAGAAActtgaaataaaatcacaatTCTCACAGGAGTACCTGAAACAATGTCTCTGTATACAGGAGTAATACTCTATATTTGATACAGTTTTGTTACAAAAAGGGTTTTCAGTGATGATGATGGACAGGATAACGGACTCTTACAGGAATGTAGAAGAGATTCAGTAGCTATCCTAAAAGCACACCTCAAGTCTATTGTAGCAGGAAGGgtttacaggggaaaaaattaccaatAGAGGCACCCTGCATATAAATGGAAATACGCTATATAATGGAAAACTATACATCCATCACATATAATGCCTAGGGCTGGTTTGTTTAAGACGCTGTATCTGATGACATCTATGACACTATAGCAGTTAACCTTCCTTCAGAGCATGTGTCACTGTTTAATCCAGCTGAGTAGAGGCTCAGTTAACTGGGGAGGATCATTTCTACTCCTTTTATCATCCCAGGTGAGAAGAACCTTGTACTTAGTCTGAGATACAGTTTCCTGCATTGCTGGTAAAGTTAAACCTTCAGCATGGATGGAGAAACTGCATCTACAGTGTAAATTCAGAGGTCTGGCTGGCAACATAAAAGCAGCATATTGTTAATCTGAGCTGGTATTTGTAGTCCAGGTTCTGTTGCTGGCTCTCTCCAGGTTACCTGTGCAGTGGTAGAGAAGTCATCATCCCATGGGAATTGGGCCCCATTACATCCCCCAAGAGTTTCAAGATGTACCCCACTCAGATTGCCAGAATTCTTAAGTTTTatgaaaataatgttaaaaGATTTAAGTTGTTTAAGAAAGGCTGAAAATGGGAAGCAGGACATGGAGTAACAGCTGTGGCACACAGTTGTGTCATCCCAGTGTAagagagcaaaaagaaaattaacttggAAAATACATTTGCTGTCACAATGCTTTCACAACTACTTACACTACTTTGTGAGTCACCAGTACTAAGACAGGCACCTTCTCTCCCCTGCCTCCCCCCAAACACACACCTTTAATTTACAGGCAGACCAGCAGTGAGAGTGAAGGATGTGGGATGAACATACAggcaacacaaaacaaaatgctttacAAGAGAGCGAGAGCTATGTTTCCCAAAACAGGAAAATCATTCATACATTCATTTTTCCTAGATTCCCCTTAGAGCCTGGCATCAACCTGTATTATTCTTGTCTCTGTTGAAAGCCTGGCTCTTAAGACCTTATGTAAGGTTGTGTGGGTGAAGAACTGCCAAAAACATTACCACCTTTGCGAGCAGAAATAATTCAAGTGTCAGATTTGTTTCAGAGAGACGGGCTTGATCTACAATGCATGTGCCAAGTCAGCATGTTTTGGATCCAGAAGTTCACGTAGGCAAAACCAAATATTGTAGATCATGCCGTGCTATTAAGCATATGCATTATTGCCAGCTGAAGCCCAGTTGTTGGTGTCCAGTTTAAAGAGACTGCTCTATACTGGAAAGCCAGTATAGGAGCTGTCATTCCCACTGAGGTGATTTAATAGGGAGCAGTCAGTGCACGGGGAGGGTGAGCAGGAGATGCGGCTCCTCCCTCGAGGCTGCCCTCCCTCCACGGCGGCAGAACCGGGGGATCTCTGACCTGTGCTGAGACCGTTCAGAGATGCGTCTGGTGCAACGGCACGAAGGATCAAATCCGTCCCAGTTACCGCTTTCTGTCTGCGCAGCTCCTCGATCCAGCAGGACCTGCCGCGCGCTCTGCCGGGGTGACAGTCGTGACAGAGCAGCGACAGCTGCGAGATAAGCGGTGGGAGCGCGCTAGGGAAGGAGTGCCCGAGCTGCAGCCGCGGAACACCGCGCACGCTTAATGCCATCACGGGGCTGCCCTCCCGAGCTGCCCGGGGCGGTACGTGGGTAGCACGTTCACGAGGATGGAACTGTGGCAAGGAAGGCTAAACAGGCAAAGCTTGGATTTTAGGATTTAGCACAAGCACTTAGCCTGAAGCATCCTCAATGTTCTAAATCAGATTCTGCCAGATCAGTGCTGGAGATTTTTCAAGAGGGACCCACCCAAGGCAGTGGTGACTGCAGTCTGGTCTAATGAATTTTTAAGAACATAAAAGATTACTGAGTCAGACCAGCTTTTATCTAACCCTGTAacctctctccagcagctgaatTAATGCCTATTATCAGTAAACACCCCACAGTCCCCAAACCCTGACAGATTAgagttttcaaaaataaatctcGCATGGAAACAGCTAAGCTTCAATGACAGTTTTGGTGGGCTCTGATTTCATCCTCTCTCTTCAGGGGAAGTACAAAAGATCATATGAAATACCACAGGGCTGAGTAAGTCAAATTTTAAGCAGGTTCTATCCAGAACTGGCTCCCCTAAGAGTGTGAGGAATGGGAATAAAGAGATATGGGAGAGCTCCCAGTGCTATTGCTGATGCTGAAAGGGGGGTGTATGAAAGAGGAAGGTCTCACACCACCATCAGACAGCACCCAAATGAAGTAAAAGACTAAAACTTTGTTCTCCTAAAACAAAGGCTCTGATGATCTCTGTTTAGCTCAAGGATGTAAAGTCCTAACTGACTCCTCCAATTTCCACTGGATAGGACAGGTATTTGTGGTGGGTCTTCCATTGATAAGTGAGGAAATATCAAAGTCTCGTTCTTGAACGAGACACCACATTTTGTAATTGTGGCTCTGACAGTACCAGGGATTATAATAAAGATGTGACAGTTGCTGCAGGTAAAATTGCTTGCTCGCTGCTCTAATGTCTGGCAGAGGGTTtcttctccagccccagccatgtcAATGACTTCCACATGCACATCTGTCTTCTTGATATTGAGCAGAGACCTCGGAGGCATGTAGGTGTGTGCAAAAAGCAGAGTGTAGTGCTGTGGATGGCTTGAGGACGCTGGAGAATGGATGAGCTGCTCCAAGTGAAACAAACAGGGAATGAGCCCTCCCTGGTGTAAGCACCCAAACAGAAGTGCCCCCAGAAGGTTGAACAGAACAATGAGGAGCTTCCATTTCACAGCTCTGTTTGGTGATGCGCTGAACAGGACCAATGGCAGGATGAGAGGGATGAGAAACCGAGGCTCCTGGTGACTGAACAGGGAAAGAAATGccaaaggaacaaaataaaacagcagcaaCGTTGGACTGCCCTCAGAATGCACCAAGAGCCCAGGCAGCCCACGGCAACACCATCTGACCAGCATTAACTGATGGACATACTTCTTTAGCATTTTAAAGCCAGCGCTGATGGCCAGAATATGTAAGATACCAAACAGCATCACTCCATTGACTGCAAAATGTGTAACTCGTGGGTGGCTTCCATGCAGTGCAAGATTATGAGGATTAAGATTATAGCTGAGAAAATTGAAGGGGGTTACTACCATTTTGTCATGTAATTGAACAATTACATCAATTAGGCTGCTCTTGTTAGTGTAGAGGTTGTCTAAGCTCATGGAGGTAAAATAGAAGGTGTCAGCAGTTATGAAAACAAAAGCGGTAAAACATGCACATAAGATAAACTTCAAAAAGTCATTTATGAGAGTTTTAATGCTCTTTTGAGAGTCAACAATTGAACCAGCCCAGTAAAGCAGGGGCATTAGAGCAAATGCCAGAAAGGTTGGCCTGTTGAAAAACCCCGCAGCTGTTATGACACCTAAGAGAGAGCTGCTTCTaggctctgctgagcagccacTGGACTTCCTTGAAGAAACCAGTACCATGAGAAGAGCAAAGAGAAGTCCTTCGAGTGTGTTGGTAAACGTTCTTGTATAAAACACCAGCGTGACATAGGATCCAGCAAGAAGTACCAGCGCTTTCCACGGATCTGCTCCCCAGAAAGGGGCCAATCGATAAACGCTATAGTCGAGTATGAAAGAAAAGATTGTAAAGAACAGGCGAGGAGATACAAGGAGAGTGTAGCTGTTGATGCAACTTGAACATATGTCCAACTGCTGCAAAGACTTGATTACCCAGTACGTAACTCCTGATGTCATTAATGGGAAAACAACTGTTCTGCAAGGAGAGTTGGAAAGGAACTCCCACGGATAATAGACCTGTAGATTTAAAATATCTCctacaaaggaagagaaaaatacatatagataataaaaaatacatgtagataatatattttattcagtAATTCAGCATTAGGGATACTACTTGGTATAAGAGGTATCACAATACAGAGCAGCTCCTAAACTTTTGAAACTGGTGTCAACCTTGACATTTTTAGGAGCGTACCATTCATTTTCACAAAACATCGAGAAGTCTGTCACAGTAATGTGGTTCGAGGCGCCACTCGCTGTGGACAGTACAGAGCAGGAACCCACCCACCGGGCCAGCGCTGCGGATCCTCTCCTACCCGGCTTGCGGGACTCGCTGTGTGACAGAGCGGGATCCCTCGGGAACAGCCGCCTGGCCGGCGATGCGGGACACGGTGCCCGTGGCCGAGCCGCTTCGCGTCCCCTCGAGCCCGCGCGGGGTCACCCCGTCCCGGGCGCACGCCTTACCTGCCATGACCTCGGGCGCCTGGAAGAACTCGTCGGGGTGCAGGTACCCGCTCTGCGGCAGGAGGCACCAGCCCGCCCGCACCGCcgccagcagtgcccacagaGCCCGCGCCACCAtggcggccccggcccctcaCGCAGCACCGCCAGGGGGCGCGCGGCGCACGGACGAGGCGCCGCAGCGGGAGCCCGGCGCGCATGCGCAGCGCCCGCGGCAATTGCCGGGCTCCCGGGATCAATGAGGCTGGAAAGGGCTGCGGGATCAGCGAGCGCAGGCCACGGCCCAACCCACCGTGAGAGCCGCACCGCGGCACGGAGCGCCACGGCCGGTCCTCCCTccaacacctccagggacggtgactccaccaccacCAGTGtctaatcaccctttctgtgtATTCCTCCTGCTGTCCATCCTGACAGTTTGAGAGTATGAGTTCTAGGAGTGTGTTCTCTGGTCCTGTCACggcctgggagaagagcccgACCCCCACCAGGCTGCACTCTCCTGTCAGGGAGGGCAGAGTGGGATATGGTCAccctggagcctcctccaggctaaacacccacagccccctcagccactcctcaagGGACTTGTGCTCCCGACCCTTCCTGGGTACATCCCAGCACttcaatgtccttcctgaacCGAGGGGCCCAGAAcgggacacagcactcaaggtgtggcctcagcagtgccaagtgcaggggacaatcactgccctgatcctgctggccacactattcctgacacaggccagACAGGATGGCactggccacctgggcacacggCAGCTCCTGTTCAGCTGGTGTTTCATAATTGACCAAGAGCACAAGGAGTAAAAA
This portion of the Haemorhous mexicanus isolate bHaeMex1 chromosome 10, bHaeMex1.pri, whole genome shotgun sequence genome encodes:
- the NCBP2AS2 gene encoding protein NCBP2AS2 → MALLRALLLLLSSPRLVERLSESRPIRAAARVTASALTRGQRDLAPRLLRLRDAFLAELKDGARARGWPWPPGPGRGGRPGSAP
- the NCBP2 gene encoding nuclear cap-binding protein subunit 2 isoform X1, whose product is MSSGGTLSILRSDSYAELSQYRDQHFRGTRYDQERLLRKSCTLYVGNLSFYTTEEQIHELFGKSGDIKKVIMGLDKVKKTACGFCFVEYYARGDAENAMRYINGTRLDDRIIRTDWDAGFKEGRQYGRGRSGGQVGCCTAWGFKGMVTLPDFLILNEHRNISEIAA
- the NCBP2 gene encoding nuclear cap-binding protein subunit 2 isoform X2 codes for the protein MSSGGTLSILRSDSYAELSQYRDQHFRGTRYDQERLLRKSCTLYVGNLSFYTTEEQIHELFGKSGDIKKVIMGLDKVKKTACGFCFVEYYARGDAENAMRYINGTRLDDRIIRTDWDAGFKEGRQYGRGRSGGQVRDEYRQDYDAGRGGYGKTVQCQ
- the PIGZ gene encoding GPI mannosyltransferase 4 yields the protein MVARALWALLAAVRAGWCLLPQSGYLHPDEFFQAPEVMAGDILNLQVYYPWEFLSNSPCRTVVFPLMTSGVTYWVIKSLQQLDICSSCINSYTLLVSPRLFFTIFSFILDYSVYRLAPFWGADPWKALVLLAGSYVTLVFYTRTFTNTLEGLLFALLMVLVSSRKSSGCSAEPRSSSLLGVITAAGFFNRPTFLAFALMPLLYWAGSIVDSQKSIKTLINDFLKFILCACFTAFVFITADTFYFTSMSLDNLYTNKSSLIDVIVQLHDKMVVTPFNFLSYNLNPHNLALHGSHPRVTHFAVNGVMLFGILHILAISAGFKMLKKYVHQLMLVRWCCRGLPGLLVHSEGSPTLLLFYFVPLAFLSLFSHQEPRFLIPLILPLVLFSASPNRAVKWKLLIVLFNLLGALLFGCLHQGGLIPCLFHLEQLIHSPASSSHPQHYTLLFAHTYMPPRSLLNIKKTDVHVEVIDMAGAGEETLCQTLEQRASNFTCSNCHIFIIIPGTVRATITKCGVSFKNETLIFPHLSMEDPPQIPVLSSGNWRSQLGLYILELNRDHQSLCFRRTKF